One genomic segment of Synechocystis sp. LKSZ1 includes these proteins:
- a CDS encoding AAA-like domain-containing protein produces the protein MLEASQRLLYKVGGSLAHNHPTYVERAADQELLQALLNGRFCYVFNCRQMGKSSLRVRTMHNLQQQGFVCVSIDITSLGNEADPHKWYNGLITQLFLGLALAGKLNLKAWLKERDHLSPVQKVGEFLDTVVLPQFTQTRVFIFIDEIDKVLSLPFSLDDFFSFIRFCYNQRAEHPEYDRLCFALFGVATPSDLIQDKTQTPFNIGQAVALNGFSPAEIQPLAQGLAPLAANPSQVLQAILAWTGGQPFLTQKICSLLLTQESTIPVGQEIERVEQVIQSQILEHWESQDEPVHLRTIRDRLLRTPAHSGKLLGLYQEILRQGSITADDSPEQTELRLTGLVVKVNSHLQVYNRIYQSVFNPAWVSQELAKLRPYSESFLAWVATDGQDTSRLLRGQALQAALAWANHHSLSPLDYQYLNASQTLERQESERANQILQAANRKAQRMIWIGLAILVTSLLGSVFALRQAQIASAKQQTAQAGTKLQRLGDSANRQFDFEQIHGLVSALQAGQSLYALVKPQDQLPDYPATSPLLALQRILSRIQEKNQLQGHQEGVTSVSFRPDGQVLASASRDYSIRLWNLRGQLLRSLPGHQGAVYRVAFSPDGQRLASASQDGTVKLWTAQGQLLKTLRGHQGSVYGVRFSPDGQYLVSVGRDRTARLWRRNGELVRVFQGHGKSVDDVQFSPDGQSFITVCRDGHIRRWSLQGQLLRQFGLKDLAFFSLDISPDGQTIVAAAEDGTLRLWSLDGRLLATWRGHQELVTQVQFSADGQRLFSASSDGTVLVWDRQGNILNTLRGHTESVSGLALAPQGSWLATASEDATIKLWNLEHAPELTKPFLPGRLTGVALYPGGNQLALAWDSQPLQILDLQGHLLQTFPPETAGLSHLTLSQDGQWLVGNAGGGTLQVWDRQGRLLKTLQADMGRIYDLSLSADQRYLAVATRAGKVWLWDLQQAQATPWKVLAVSSDRLRSLAFNPRTGKLLVASDNGQLSLWNLDGRLVKRWQGHRELIYEVRWQADGQSFLTASRDGDAKRWSSNGQLLQTLHSDPLPIQHLGLSNDGQWIATASSDGMVRLWDRQGQLRGEWQGQGLGLQGLTFSSDSRFLLSVGPTGHLTRWPVTLEYERLGNLLRQGCQWLGNYLETHPQQRQQLPQC, from the coding sequence ATGCTAGAGGCCAGCCAACGGCTACTGTATAAAGTCGGGGGTAGCCTGGCCCATAACCATCCCACCTACGTGGAACGGGCCGCTGACCAAGAACTCCTACAGGCCCTGCTGAACGGTCGATTCTGTTATGTTTTCAACTGCCGCCAGATGGGCAAGTCTAGCCTGCGGGTTAGAACCATGCACAACCTCCAGCAGCAGGGTTTTGTCTGTGTTTCCATCGATATTACGAGCCTGGGCAATGAAGCGGATCCGCACAAATGGTACAACGGCCTAATTACTCAGTTATTCTTGGGCCTGGCCCTGGCGGGCAAGCTCAATCTCAAGGCCTGGCTCAAGGAGCGAGACCACCTGTCGCCGGTTCAGAAGGTAGGGGAGTTTTTAGATACGGTAGTGTTGCCTCAGTTTACCCAGACCCGTGTTTTCATTTTTATTGATGAAATTGATAAGGTACTGAGTCTGCCCTTTTCCCTGGATGATTTTTTTTCCTTTATTCGTTTTTGCTATAACCAACGGGCCGAGCATCCCGAGTATGACCGTCTTTGCTTTGCCTTGTTTGGCGTGGCGACTCCCTCAGATCTGATCCAGGATAAAACCCAAACCCCTTTTAACATCGGCCAAGCCGTTGCCCTCAATGGTTTTAGCCCTGCAGAAATTCAGCCCTTGGCCCAGGGGTTAGCCCCCCTCGCCGCCAATCCATCCCAGGTGTTGCAAGCCATTCTGGCCTGGACGGGAGGCCAACCGTTTTTAACCCAAAAAATTTGTAGTCTGTTGTTGACCCAGGAATCAACAATTCCCGTTGGGCAAGAAATCGAGCGCGTCGAGCAGGTCATCCAGTCCCAAATTCTAGAGCATTGGGAATCCCAGGATGAACCAGTCCATTTGAGAACGATCCGTGACCGTCTGCTCAGGACTCCCGCCCACAGCGGCAAACTGTTGGGCCTCTATCAAGAGATTTTACGCCAGGGGAGTATTACGGCGGATGATAGCCCGGAACAAACGGAACTCCGCCTAACGGGCCTGGTGGTTAAGGTCAATAGTCATCTCCAGGTCTATAACCGCATTTACCAATCTGTTTTTAACCCCGCTTGGGTGAGTCAGGAACTGGCCAAGCTCCGGCCCTATTCCGAATCTTTTTTGGCCTGGGTAGCTACCGATGGTCAGGATACCTCTCGTCTCCTGCGGGGCCAAGCCTTGCAAGCGGCCCTGGCCTGGGCCAATCACCATAGCCTGAGTCCCCTCGATTACCAGTACCTTAATGCCAGTCAGACCCTAGAACGGCAGGAATCGGAACGGGCCAATCAAATTCTCCAGGCCGCCAACCGTAAGGCCCAACGGATGATTTGGATCGGCCTAGCCATACTCGTGACTTCTTTGCTGGGGTCTGTTTTTGCCCTGCGCCAAGCCCAAATAGCTTCGGCCAAACAGCAGACGGCCCAGGCCGGGACGAAGCTCCAGCGCCTGGGGGATAGTGCCAATCGTCAGTTTGATTTTGAGCAAATCCATGGTCTCGTCTCGGCCCTCCAGGCTGGTCAAAGCCTTTATGCCTTAGTTAAGCCCCAGGATCAATTGCCCGACTATCCGGCCACCAGCCCCCTCCTGGCCCTCCAGCGCATTTTGAGTCGTATCCAGGAGAAAAATCAACTCCAGGGCCACCAGGAAGGCGTGACCAGCGTTAGCTTTCGGCCCGATGGACAAGTCCTGGCCTCCGCCAGCCGCGACTACAGTATTCGCCTCTGGAATCTCCGTGGCCAACTCCTGCGCTCCTTGCCCGGCCACCAGGGGGCCGTTTACCGAGTAGCCTTTAGCCCTGATGGTCAACGTTTGGCTTCCGCGTCCCAAGACGGCACGGTTAAGCTCTGGACGGCCCAGGGCCAACTCCTCAAGACCTTGCGTGGCCACCAAGGCTCAGTCTATGGCGTCCGTTTTAGCCCGGATGGTCAATACTTAGTCTCTGTGGGTCGAGACCGCACGGCCCGACTGTGGCGGCGCAATGGCGAATTAGTCCGGGTTTTCCAAGGCCATGGTAAGTCCGTGGATGATGTGCAATTTAGCCCTGATGGACAATCCTTTATAACGGTTTGTCGAGATGGCCATATTCGTCGTTGGTCGCTCCAGGGACAGCTCCTGCGTCAATTTGGCCTCAAAGACCTGGCTTTTTTTAGCCTAGACATTAGTCCTGATGGCCAAACGATTGTCGCGGCCGCGGAGGATGGCACCCTACGGCTCTGGAGTTTAGATGGTCGGTTATTAGCTACCTGGCGGGGACACCAAGAGCTAGTGACGCAAGTGCAGTTTAGCGCTGATGGTCAACGACTGTTTTCCGCCTCTAGCGATGGCACTGTGCTGGTCTGGGATCGCCAGGGTAATATCCTCAACACCCTAAGGGGCCATACTGAATCAGTATCCGGTCTGGCCCTGGCCCCTCAAGGCTCTTGGCTAGCAACCGCCTCGGAGGATGCCACCATTAAATTGTGGAATTTAGAGCACGCACCGGAATTAACTAAACCGTTCCTGCCAGGCCGGCTGACGGGAGTGGCCCTGTATCCTGGTGGCAATCAATTGGCCCTGGCCTGGGATTCCCAACCCCTACAGATATTGGATTTACAGGGCCATTTGCTCCAGACCTTTCCCCCAGAAACCGCTGGCCTAAGTCATCTGACCTTGAGTCAGGATGGCCAATGGCTCGTGGGCAATGCCGGGGGCGGCACCCTACAGGTCTGGGATCGCCAGGGACGATTACTCAAGACCCTCCAGGCAGACATGGGACGCATCTATGACCTCAGTCTGAGTGCTGACCAACGCTACCTAGCCGTAGCGACTCGGGCCGGCAAAGTCTGGCTCTGGGATTTACAGCAGGCCCAGGCAACGCCCTGGAAAGTATTGGCGGTGAGTAGTGACCGTCTCCGGAGTCTGGCCTTTAATCCCCGTACTGGCAAGCTATTGGTTGCCAGTGACAATGGCCAGCTCAGCCTCTGGAATTTAGACGGCCGTTTAGTAAAACGCTGGCAGGGCCATCGTGAGTTGATCTATGAAGTCCGTTGGCAGGCCGATGGTCAAAGCTTCCTCACCGCCTCACGGGATGGCGACGCAAAACGCTGGTCTAGCAACGGTCAACTGTTACAAACCCTCCACAGTGATCCCTTACCGATACAACACCTGGGTCTGAGCAACGATGGCCAATGGATCGCCACAGCCTCTAGTGATGGTATGGTCCGGCTCTGGGATCGCCAAGGCCAACTACGGGGGGAATGGCAGGGCCAAGGCCTAGGGCTCCAGGGCCTTACCTTTAGCTCGGATAGTCGTTTCTTGCTGAGCGTTGGCCCGACAGGTCATTTGACTCGCTGGCCCGTGACATTGGAGTACGAACGGCTAGGGAATTTATTGCGCCAGGGCTGTCAGTGGTTAGGGAATTATCTGGAAACGCATCCCCAGCAACGTCAACAACTCCCCCAATGTTAA
- a CDS encoding inorganic diphosphatase: MDLARIPAQPKPGLINVLVEIPAGSKNKYEFDKDLNAFALDRVLYASVHYPYDYGFIPNTLADDGDPLDGMVLMDQPTFPGCVIAARPIGMLEMIDGGDRDEKILCVPDKDPRYSYVKSLNDIAGHRLDEIAEFFRTYKNLEKKVTEILGWKDVDAVLPLVEQCIKAGQK; the protein is encoded by the coding sequence GTGGATTTAGCACGCATCCCCGCCCAACCCAAGCCCGGTCTGATTAACGTCCTCGTGGAAATTCCCGCCGGTAGCAAAAATAAATACGAATTTGACAAAGACCTCAATGCTTTTGCGCTAGACCGCGTTCTGTACGCATCGGTTCACTACCCCTACGATTACGGTTTTATCCCCAACACTCTGGCTGATGATGGCGACCCCCTCGATGGTATGGTGCTAATGGATCAGCCCACCTTTCCTGGCTGTGTAATTGCCGCCCGTCCCATTGGCATGTTGGAAATGATTGACGGTGGCGACCGGGACGAAAAGATCCTCTGTGTGCCCGATAAAGACCCCCGCTACAGCTACGTCAAATCCCTTAACGATATTGCGGGCCATCGCCTCGACGAGATTGCCGAGTTTTTCCGTACCTACAAAAATCTGGAAAAGAAAGTCACAGAAATTCTGGGCTGGAAAGATGTGGATGCGGTTCTGCCTCTAGTGGAACAGTGCATTAAAGCCGGTCAAAAATAG
- the nagA gene encoding N-acetylglucosamine-6-phosphate deacetylase, with amino-acid sequence MPRWLPTVQYFNAHLIGYTGLYQVQIEQGAIANLIPQADWLSTELGLDLAGDWLSLGGVDLQINGALGLAFPELTLADLPRLQKICEFLWSEGIDAFLPTLVTTATENIHRALAVIKTFLQQPQASNQAKIWGVHLEGPFLNPEKRGAHPQEFLQPLTLDTLQQVLGDYADLVTVMTLAPELEPTGQALAYLQALGIHVSLGHSQATAEQASQAFASGAHLVTHAFNAMPSLLHRQPGLLGAALFEPGIACGLIADGQHVAPLMLHLLLQRPDVLDKLFLVSDALAPLGLADGIYPWDEREIVVCQGTARLRDGTLSGTTLPLLRGVQNLWDWRLCPPEIAIALATESPRRAINRPGLGVGSPATLLRWHWQENPRKLGWQRLTDGLRV; translated from the coding sequence ATGCCTCGTTGGCTTCCTACGGTGCAATATTTTAATGCTCATTTAATTGGTTATACCGGCCTGTACCAAGTTCAGATTGAGCAGGGGGCTATAGCCAACCTTATTCCCCAGGCAGATTGGCTTAGTACAGAGTTAGGCTTGGATCTAGCGGGGGATTGGTTATCCCTGGGGGGGGTTGACCTCCAGATCAACGGGGCCTTGGGCCTGGCGTTTCCTGAACTGACGCTTGCCGATTTACCCCGATTACAAAAAATCTGTGAGTTTCTCTGGAGTGAGGGCATTGACGCCTTTTTACCAACCCTAGTCACTACCGCCACAGAAAATATTCACCGGGCCCTGGCCGTAATTAAAACTTTTCTGCAACAACCCCAGGCCTCGAACCAGGCCAAAATTTGGGGAGTTCACCTAGAGGGGCCCTTTCTCAATCCCGAAAAACGCGGGGCCCATCCCCAGGAATTTCTGCAACCCTTGACCCTAGACACGCTCCAGCAAGTACTAGGAGATTACGCCGATCTGGTGACTGTGATGACCCTGGCCCCGGAATTGGAACCGACAGGCCAGGCCCTGGCCTACCTCCAGGCCCTAGGCATTCACGTGAGTCTCGGCCATTCCCAAGCGACCGCTGAACAAGCGAGTCAGGCCTTTGCTTCGGGGGCCCATCTCGTGACCCACGCCTTTAATGCCATGCCGAGTCTGCTCCACCGCCAACCGGGACTCCTGGGAGCGGCCCTGTTTGAACCTGGGATAGCCTGTGGCCTGATTGCCGATGGCCAGCATGTTGCGCCCCTGATGCTTCATCTCCTTCTGCAACGGCCCGATGTGCTCGACAAGCTTTTTTTAGTCAGTGACGCCCTGGCCCCCTTGGGACTCGCCGATGGGATTTATCCCTGGGATGAGCGAGAAATTGTCGTCTGCCAAGGAACGGCTCGCCTCCGAGACGGCACGCTATCCGGTACTACCCTGCCGCTGCTGAGGGGAGTACAAAACCTCTGGGACTGGCGTCTCTGTCCTCCTGAAATTGCCATTGCCCTAGCTACGGAATCTCCCCGTCGGGCCATCAACCGGCCAGGCTTGGGAGTCGGCAGTCCCGCCACTTTGTTACGGTGGCACTGGCAAGAAAACCCACGCAAGTTAGGCTGGCAGCGTCTCACCGATGGCCTCCGGGTTTGA
- a CDS encoding site-2 protease family protein: protein MGLISPTSRCNQETGLSSIEFLTMWLFLFLLGIITYLIVQNNAAKITRTPIWLLWSVLMLPAFLWTLWAAIYGEKEPMPLILLLGPFLVCPWLYWWLVQRGRITSSTESGSEQADLAPLSTANSPTGGPRPIDAHEEKSLRDCFPWGVYYLQQLDYRPQAILCRGKLQAAPEMAYQRIKENVERAFGDRFLVLFQESLQGQPFFALVPNPKTETPTQPETDRLTRPWLALALLLITSFTTLVVGAGMSGVTDKALQSNPEALWQGLPYSVGIILILGCHELSHYLTARAYGIRSTLPYFIPVPFFLGTFGAFIQMKSPVPHRRALFDVALAGPLGGLVVALPLLWWGLSQSQVVPLTEKSNLLTFSSLDPRFSVLMGVVSKLALGASFGPEQGLALHPLAIAGYLGLIVTALNLMPFGQLDGGHIIHAMLGQRAAIVVGQLTRIVMLVLAFLRHDFFLWAIILLLMPVGDQPALNDVTELDNRRDLLGILAMTILVSILLPLPGALAQWLRI, encoded by the coding sequence ATGGGACTTATCTCCCCTACTTCCCGTTGCAACCAGGAAACTGGCCTGTCTTCCATTGAGTTTTTGACCATGTGGCTATTTCTATTTCTGCTGGGCATTATCACGTATCTGATTGTGCAAAATAATGCGGCAAAGATAACCCGTACTCCGATTTGGCTACTGTGGTCCGTGCTGATGTTGCCGGCTTTTCTCTGGACGCTGTGGGCGGCGATCTACGGCGAAAAGGAACCCATGCCCTTGATTTTGCTATTGGGGCCTTTTTTAGTCTGTCCTTGGCTGTACTGGTGGTTGGTGCAGAGGGGCCGTATTACTTCTTCGACGGAAAGCGGGTCTGAGCAAGCTGATTTAGCCCCCCTGTCCACTGCTAATTCCCCGACTGGCGGCCCCCGTCCCATTGATGCCCATGAGGAAAAATCCCTGCGAGATTGCTTTCCCTGGGGAGTCTATTACCTCCAACAATTGGATTATCGGCCCCAAGCCATCCTCTGTCGTGGCAAACTCCAGGCGGCCCCAGAAATGGCCTATCAGCGCATTAAAGAGAATGTAGAACGGGCCTTTGGCGACCGCTTTCTGGTGTTATTTCAGGAAAGCTTGCAGGGCCAACCCTTCTTTGCCCTGGTTCCCAATCCTAAAACCGAGACCCCGACCCAACCGGAGACCGACCGCCTAACCCGTCCTTGGTTGGCCCTGGCCCTGCTCTTAATTACCAGCTTTACCACCCTAGTCGTTGGTGCAGGCATGTCCGGCGTTACCGATAAGGCCCTACAATCCAATCCCGAGGCCCTGTGGCAAGGCCTTCCCTACAGTGTGGGTATTATCCTCATTTTAGGGTGTCACGAATTGAGCCATTATCTGACGGCCCGGGCCTACGGTATTCGCAGTACCCTACCCTACTTTATTCCCGTGCCCTTTTTTCTCGGCACTTTCGGGGCCTTTATCCAAATGAAATCCCCGGTGCCCCATCGGCGAGCCCTGTTTGATGTGGCCCTGGCGGGGCCCTTGGGGGGATTAGTGGTGGCCCTGCCCCTCCTTTGGTGGGGGTTAAGTCAATCCCAGGTGGTTCCCCTCACAGAGAAGAGTAACCTGTTGACCTTTTCCTCGCTGGATCCCCGTTTCTCCGTGCTGATGGGGGTAGTCAGTAAGTTGGCCCTGGGAGCGAGCTTTGGCCCTGAACAGGGCCTGGCCCTTCATCCCCTAGCCATTGCCGGTTATCTGGGCCTGATTGTGACGGCCCTGAATCTGATGCCCTTCGGTCAACTGGATGGGGGCCATATTATTCATGCCATGCTCGGCCAACGGGCGGCGATCGTGGTTGGGCAATTAACGCGCATCGTGATGCTGGTACTGGCTTTTCTGCGCCACGACTTTTTCCTCTGGGCCATTATTTTGCTCCTGATGCCCGTAGGGGATCAACCGGCCCTGAATGATGTGACGGAGCTGGATAATCGCCGTGACTTGCTGGGGATCTTGGCTATGACCATCTTGGTGAGCATTCTTTTGCCCCTACCCGGTGCCCTGGCCCAGTGGCTCAGAATTTAA
- a CDS encoding MBL fold metallo-hydrolase, whose translation MSNILSTLSLFAILNSSAKLPRLILPPVYRFAPNRDILGGTAYLILHPAGNLLVDCPHWDEVTQHFLNQQGGVRWLFLTHRGGISKDIGAMQKTLQCELVIQEQEAYLLPGLPVTNFHQTWELLPDLRAFWTSGHSPGSACLYDRRQGGILFTGRHLLPDAQGQPRPLRLAKTFHWPRQVAQVHRLLEQFSPDTLEHICPGANSGFLRGRNTIANAYQSLVDSNALGALTGEG comes from the coding sequence GTGAGTAATATCCTGTCCACGCTGTCCCTCTTTGCCATTTTGAATTCTTCAGCCAAGCTTCCTCGTCTCATTTTGCCCCCCGTCTATCGATTTGCCCCGAACCGCGATATTTTGGGGGGAACTGCCTACTTGATCCTACATCCTGCTGGCAATCTCCTGGTGGATTGTCCCCATTGGGACGAGGTTACCCAACACTTTTTAAACCAGCAGGGCGGAGTCCGTTGGTTGTTTCTGACCCATCGTGGCGGTATTAGCAAAGACATCGGAGCCATGCAAAAAACGCTCCAGTGTGAGCTGGTGATTCAAGAACAAGAGGCCTATCTTCTGCCAGGCTTACCTGTCACCAATTTCCATCAGACCTGGGAACTGCTGCCCGATCTGCGTGCGTTTTGGACTTCCGGCCACTCACCGGGATCGGCTTGCCTCTACGACCGTCGCCAGGGGGGAATTTTATTTACTGGTCGGCATCTGCTTCCCGATGCCCAGGGCCAGCCCCGGCCCCTGCGTTTAGCGAAAACCTTTCATTGGCCCAGACAAGTCGCCCAGGTGCATCGCTTGCTAGAGCAGTTTAGCCCCGACACCCTGGAACATATCTGTCCAGGGGCCAATTCGGGCTTTTTGCGGGGACGGAATACCATCGCTAATGCTTACCAGTCCCTAGTCGATAGTAATGCTCTGGGGGCGTTGACTGGAGAAGGATGA
- a CDS encoding histidine kinase: MSTSSGQGSSPPVSLQFLLFIDERPNSQDNVQDIRAYLENLACHQSFDLQVLEISQHPHLVEHFRLVATPSLVKFLPEPRQVLAGSNIVHQLQKWWPRWEQELLKLQQFSSSSDPQEPTTEQAPSCPREISAVGYSGELMKMTDEIFKLKQDQEALLEQLRFKDQILAMLAHDLRSPLTAASIAVETLELLQSKPEHAKTPHLREQLFYQARKQFQVMNRLITDILQASRNMNAQFQVNCRPLCLQSLLHEILELYQEQFQEKMLTFHCDIPQDLPLVFADEELIRQVIVNLLDNAIKYTPHQGSITLSALHRTTQKIQISLADTGPGIPDSKQESIFEGHFRLQRDQEKEGYGLGLSLCRKIIQAHYGQIWVNSVPNQGSCFHFTLPVHR, encoded by the coding sequence ATGTCAACTTCCTCTGGACAAGGCTCTTCACCACCTGTCTCGTTGCAGTTCTTGCTGTTTATTGATGAGCGCCCCAACTCCCAGGATAATGTGCAGGACATCCGAGCGTACTTAGAAAATTTAGCGTGCCACCAAAGCTTTGATCTCCAGGTTCTAGAAATTAGTCAGCACCCCCACTTGGTGGAGCATTTTCGTTTAGTTGCCACACCTTCATTAGTCAAGTTTCTCCCGGAACCCCGTCAAGTGCTGGCGGGCAGTAATATTGTCCATCAACTGCAAAAATGGTGGCCCCGCTGGGAGCAGGAATTACTTAAATTACAGCAGTTTTCAAGCTCATCTGACCCCCAAGAGCCCACAACAGAGCAGGCTCCCAGTTGTCCCCGAGAAATCTCCGCCGTGGGGTATTCTGGGGAACTGATGAAAATGACCGATGAAATTTTTAAGCTCAAACAGGATCAAGAGGCCCTGCTCGAACAACTCCGGTTTAAAGATCAAATTTTGGCGATGCTGGCCCACGACCTCCGTAGTCCCCTCACCGCCGCCTCCATTGCAGTAGAAACCCTGGAGCTATTGCAAAGTAAACCGGAGCACGCCAAAACTCCCCACCTACGCGAGCAGTTATTCTACCAGGCCCGCAAGCAGTTTCAGGTCATGAATCGTCTCATTACCGACATTCTGCAGGCCTCGCGCAACATGAACGCCCAGTTTCAGGTTAATTGTCGCCCCCTCTGCCTGCAATCCCTCCTGCACGAAATTTTGGAACTTTACCAGGAACAATTCCAGGAAAAGATGTTGACGTTTCACTGCGATATTCCCCAAGACCTGCCCCTGGTATTTGCGGATGAAGAATTAATTCGCCAAGTGATTGTTAACTTGCTCGACAATGCAATTAAGTACACGCCCCACCAGGGAAGCATTACCCTTTCGGCCCTGCATCGTACTACTCAAAAGATACAAATTAGTCTCGCGGATACCGGGCCAGGTATTCCCGATTCAAAACAAGAGTCTATTTTTGAGGGCCATTTTCGGCTCCAGCGGGATCAAGAAAAGGAGGGCTACGGCTTGGGATTATCTCTCTGTCGTAAGATTATCCAGGCTCATTACGGCCAAATTTGGGTCAACAGTGTTCCTAATCAGGGGAGTTGTTTTCACTTTACTCTGCCTGTGCATCGCTGA
- the pyk gene encoding pyruvate kinase — translation MKPLTHRTKIVATIGPASSSVETLREMVNAGMNVARLNFSHGSYDDHARIVQLLRSVEAELDSPITLLQDLQGPKIRVGQLPGEGLALKEGDSLTLVPLARWADFPDAVGLDYPYLAEEASLGERILLDDGLMELRVVALQDPAVVCEVVTGGLLKSRKGVNIPGLDLKLPSMTPKDQQDLEFGLGQGIDWVSLSFVRKADDILALKRFLAERNYPDLPVIAKIEKPQAINHLDEIVAVVEGLMVARGDLGVEMKPEQVPRLQKQIIRACNLKSIPVITATQMLDSMIHNPRPTRAEASDVANAILDGTDAVMLSGESAVGAYPARSVAMLRRIAEETERDLKFENAPPAANTQTHALSEALVVIDEILDLRLIVTFTTSGHTSLLASNQRPSVPVVAFTPSERVYHALNLVWGVIPLLIHEEFDSFEDLIAQAERNLRERQMVKPGDQILIMAGIPTKQPRGTNFLKIHRID, via the coding sequence ATGAAACCCCTGACCCATCGGACAAAAATTGTGGCCACCATTGGCCCTGCCAGTAGTTCCGTCGAAACCCTGCGGGAGATGGTCAATGCCGGCATGAACGTGGCCCGTCTCAATTTTTCCCACGGGAGTTACGACGACCACGCCCGGATTGTGCAACTCCTCCGCTCGGTAGAAGCGGAATTAGATAGTCCCATCACCCTGCTCCAGGACTTGCAGGGGCCTAAAATCCGGGTCGGGCAACTGCCAGGAGAAGGACTGGCCCTCAAGGAGGGTGACTCCCTGACCCTGGTTCCCTTAGCCCGCTGGGCCGACTTTCCCGATGCCGTTGGCCTGGACTATCCCTATTTGGCGGAGGAGGCCAGCCTGGGGGAACGCATTCTGCTCGATGATGGGTTAATGGAATTGCGCGTGGTGGCCCTACAAGACCCCGCCGTCGTCTGCGAAGTGGTCACCGGTGGCCTGCTCAAAAGTCGCAAAGGGGTGAATATTCCCGGCCTGGATCTGAAATTGCCGTCGATGACTCCCAAGGATCAACAGGATCTGGAGTTTGGCCTAGGCCAGGGCATTGACTGGGTTTCCCTCAGTTTTGTTCGCAAGGCCGATGACATTCTGGCCTTAAAACGCTTTCTGGCAGAACGCAACTATCCTGACCTGCCGGTCATTGCCAAAATTGAAAAACCCCAAGCCATCAATCATTTAGATGAAATTGTGGCCGTGGTGGAGGGCCTGATGGTAGCGCGGGGTGACCTGGGGGTCGAGATGAAGCCGGAACAGGTGCCCCGTCTGCAAAAACAAATTATTCGGGCCTGCAACCTCAAAAGTATTCCGGTGATTACAGCGACCCAAATGCTGGATAGCATGATCCATAATCCGCGGCCGACCCGGGCCGAAGCCAGTGATGTAGCCAACGCCATTCTGGACGGCACCGATGCCGTCATGCTCTCCGGGGAATCCGCCGTCGGGGCCTATCCGGCCCGATCCGTGGCTATGCTGCGACGCATTGCCGAAGAAACCGAGCGGGATTTAAAGTTTGAGAATGCCCCCCCAGCAGCCAATACCCAGACCCACGCCCTCAGTGAAGCATTGGTCGTCATTGATGAAATTTTAGACCTGCGGCTGATCGTCACCTTTACCACCAGTGGCCACACCTCTCTCTTAGCCTCCAATCAGCGGCCTTCCGTTCCCGTGGTGGCCTTTACCCCTAGCGAACGAGTTTACCATGCCCTTAATCTGGTGTGGGGGGTGATTCCCTTGTTGATTCATGAGGAGTTTGATAGCTTTGAAGACCTGATCGCCCAGGCAGAACGTAATCTGCGAGAACGTCAGATGGTGAAGCCAGGCGACCAAATTTTAATCATGGCCGGGATTCCCACCAAGCAACCCCGAGGCACTAATTTTTTAAAAATTCACCGTATTGATTAG
- the psb28 gene encoding photosystem II reaction center protein Psb28, with product MAEIQFSRGVKETVIPDVRVTRSKTGVSGTARFYFDAPTILNKESSDEITGMYLVDEEGEIVTREVKGKFVNGRPTSIEATLILNSQTEWDRFVRFMERYGEENGLGFTKA from the coding sequence ATGGCCGAAATTCAATTCTCTCGGGGTGTCAAGGAAACGGTGATTCCCGATGTGCGGGTCACCCGTTCCAAAACGGGAGTCAGCGGAACGGCGCGATTCTACTTCGATGCGCCCACCATCCTGAATAAGGAAAGCAGTGATGAGATTACTGGGATGTACCTGGTGGATGAGGAAGGAGAAATTGTCACCCGAGAAGTTAAAGGAAAATTTGTCAACGGCCGCCCGACTTCCATTGAAGCAACCCTGATTTTGAACTCCCAAACTGAGTGGGATCGGTTTGTGCGGTTTATGGAACGCTACGGTGAAGAAAACGGCCTGGGATTTACCAAAGCCTAA